A genomic segment from Nocardia cyriacigeorgica GUH-2 encodes:
- a CDS encoding SDR family NAD(P)-dependent oxidoreductase, giving the protein MAQRFADQVVLITGATSGVGEAVARRVAAEGAAVVLGARGKEAGVRVAEEIRADGGRAMFVPTDVRNEEEVAALTRAALDEFGRLDAAFNNAGAVTAYGPVAEIDDAAWRGELELNLTSVFYGLRHQVPALAASGGGAILNNASNLGVVGMGSVAPYVAAKHGVVGLSRAVALEAAEQGVRVNALVSGAVDTPAFRSSMGATPEGEAAIAALHPLGRISRPEEIASLCAYLLSREASFVTGAALAIDGGFTAQ; this is encoded by the coding sequence ATGGCACAACGATTCGCCGACCAGGTCGTCCTGATCACCGGAGCCACCTCGGGCGTGGGCGAGGCGGTGGCGCGGCGGGTGGCCGCCGAGGGTGCCGCGGTGGTCCTCGGCGCGCGCGGAAAGGAAGCCGGCGTGCGAGTGGCCGAGGAGATCCGCGCCGACGGCGGGCGCGCGATGTTCGTGCCCACCGATGTCCGCAACGAGGAGGAGGTCGCGGCGCTGACCCGCGCGGCCCTCGACGAGTTCGGCCGCCTCGACGCCGCTTTCAACAACGCCGGCGCCGTCACCGCCTACGGCCCGGTCGCCGAGATCGATGACGCCGCCTGGCGCGGTGAGCTCGAACTCAACCTGACCAGCGTCTTCTACGGTCTGCGCCATCAGGTTCCGGCGCTGGCGGCCTCCGGCGGCGGCGCCATCCTGAACAACGCGTCCAACCTGGGCGTGGTGGGGATGGGCTCGGTGGCACCGTACGTCGCGGCCAAGCACGGCGTCGTCGGGTTGTCCCGCGCGGTCGCGCTGGAGGCGGCCGAGCAGGGCGTGCGGGTGAACGCGCTGGTCTCCGGGGCGGTCGATACCCCGGCCTTCCGCAGTTCGATGGGTGCCACGCCGGAGGGTGAGGCCGCGATCGCGGCGCTGCATCCGCTGGGCCGCATCAGCCGGCCGGAGGAGATCGCTTCGCTGTGCGCGTACCTGCTCAGCCGGGAGGCCAGCTTCGTCACCGGTGCTGCGCTCGCCATCGACGGCGGCTTCACGGCCCAGTGA
- a CDS encoding Hsp70 family protein, with amino-acid sequence MAFGLGLSIGTVNTVSAVAQDDSVKAPPGRRRRAARPPARTHRTTLAFDSTGTARLGVIPRHGRVVTEFADLTQRGAVAARIGNRTLTPADLVAVVADCLITELRDEPGAGDAGITLAHPVGYSDEQVGALRTALDAAGLERVALVAEPVAAAAWLEAEHGPLMPGLALVYDLGGASLDVTLVRVGAGCPDNPVLGTLRSRDFGGRAFGALMTARAVHGADGDTAGPSSPLVQDRASELRGEHVRDSLELVYRCLRLADVTMADVDRVLVVGGAARPAEVARVLGDELARPVVTAPDPERTIATGAALLARRAALSSEPATRVSGTRPWGFSRRGGRRAARVAAAAAVCAGAVGLTLAVPGDAVFAALSQLGVG; translated from the coding sequence ATGGCGTTTGGTCTCGGATTGAGCATCGGCACGGTGAACACGGTTTCGGCAGTAGCACAGGATGATTCGGTGAAGGCGCCGCCCGGCCGCCGGCGCCGGGCCGCCCGGCCACCGGCCCGCACGCACCGCACCACCCTCGCCTTCGACAGCACGGGCACGGCCCGCCTCGGCGTCATCCCCCGGCACGGCCGGGTGGTCACCGAATTCGCCGATCTCACCCAGCGTGGCGCCGTCGCCGCCCGGATCGGCAATCGCACGCTGACCCCGGCCGATCTGGTGGCCGTCGTGGCCGACTGTCTGATCACGGAATTGCGCGACGAACCGGGCGCGGGCGATGCGGGCATCACGCTGGCCCACCCGGTGGGCTACAGCGACGAACAGGTCGGCGCACTACGCACCGCGTTGGACGCCGCCGGACTGGAACGGGTGGCGCTGGTGGCCGAACCGGTCGCCGCCGCCGCATGGCTGGAGGCCGAGCACGGCCCGCTCATGCCCGGGCTGGCCCTGGTCTACGACCTGGGCGGCGCGAGCCTGGACGTCACGCTGGTGCGCGTCGGGGCCGGCTGCCCGGACAATCCGGTGCTCGGCACCCTGCGCTCGCGCGATTTCGGCGGGCGGGCCTTCGGGGCATTGATGACCGCGCGGGCCGTCCACGGCGCCGACGGCGATACGGCCGGGCCGTCGAGCCCGCTGGTTCAGGATCGCGCGAGTGAGCTGCGCGGCGAGCATGTCCGCGACTCGCTGGAGCTGGTCTACCGCTGTCTGCGGCTGGCCGATGTGACCATGGCCGACGTCGACCGGGTGCTGGTCGTCGGTGGTGCCGCCCGTCCTGCCGAGGTGGCGCGGGTGCTGGGGGACGAACTGGCGCGGCCGGTCGTCACCGCGCCCGATCCGGAGCGCACCATCGCCACCGGCGCCGCGCTGCTGGCCCGCCGCGCGGCCTTGTCTTCGGAGCCGGCAACTCGGGTCAGCGGAACTCGACCCTGGGGTTTTTCCCGGCGAGGCGGCCGCCGGGCTGCGCGCGTGGCGGCTGCGGCGGCGGTCTGCGCGGGTGCCGTCGGGCTGACGCTCGCGGTGCCGGGTGATGCGGTCTTCGCGGCGCTGTCCCAGCTCGGAGTGGGGTAG
- the cysW gene encoding sulfate ABC transporter permease subunit CysW — MKLSTPTRLSMRVIALGYLFVLLVLPLGVILTRAFGDGIGAFIDWISTPAAISAFNLSMIIVAIVVPLNVVFGVITAIALVRGRFPGRGLLQGLVDLPFAVSPVVVGVALILLWGSGGWFGGVESLGFRVIFGLPGMVIATIFVTLPYVVREVEPVLHEIGNDQEQAAATLGASGWQTFWRITVPAIRWGLTYGIVLTVARSLGEFGAVIMVSSGFPGVSQTLTLLVHSRYIDDHNTFGAYCAATLLMGIALVTLLLMTLLERKRGTK, encoded by the coding sequence GTGAAGCTGTCGACGCCGACCAGATTGTCGATGCGGGTCATCGCCCTGGGATACCTGTTCGTCCTGCTGGTACTGCCGCTCGGGGTGATCCTGACCCGGGCCTTCGGTGACGGCATCGGCGCGTTCATCGACTGGATCAGTACGCCCGCCGCGATTTCGGCGTTCAACCTGTCGATGATCATCGTCGCCATCGTGGTGCCGTTGAACGTGGTGTTCGGTGTGATCACCGCGATCGCGCTGGTACGCGGCCGATTCCCCGGCCGCGGTCTGCTTCAGGGCCTGGTGGACCTGCCGTTCGCGGTCTCACCGGTCGTGGTCGGTGTGGCGCTGATCCTGCTGTGGGGTTCGGGCGGATGGTTCGGCGGAGTCGAGTCGCTGGGTTTCCGGGTGATCTTCGGGCTGCCCGGCATGGTCATCGCCACCATCTTCGTGACATTGCCGTATGTGGTGCGCGAGGTCGAACCGGTGCTGCACGAGATCGGCAACGATCAAGAGCAGGCCGCCGCCACCCTGGGCGCCTCCGGCTGGCAGACGTTCTGGCGGATCACGGTCCCGGCCATCCGCTGGGGCCTGACCTACGGCATCGTGCTGACCGTCGCGCGCTCACTCGGCGAATTCGGCGCGGTGATCATGGTGTCGTCGGGCTTCCCCGGTGTCTCGCAGACGCTGACGCTGCTGGTGCATTCGCGCTACATCGACGACCACAACACCTTCGGTGCCTACTGCGCCGCCACCCTGCTCATGGGCATTGCCCTGGTCACCCTGCTGCTGATGACCCTGCTCGAACGCAAACGGGGCACCAAATGA
- a CDS encoding FAD-dependent oxidoreductase — protein MPYVVTQSCCSDASCVYACPVNCIHPTPDEPDFLSAEMLYVDPQACVDCGACASACPVDAITSSKKLTEEQKPFIEINANFYRQSRPRPILAKPVPAPEIRTEREPLRVAIVGSGPSAMYAADELLTQPDVSVTMFDRLPVPYGLARHGVAPDHAKTRQVSELFDVMSAQPGFGSYLNVEVGKHISHEELLAYHHAVIYAVGASSDRKLGIPGEGLVGNVSATDFVAWYNGHPDHANRAFDLSSTRAVIVGNGNVALDVARILTIDPESLVGTDISQTALDALRDSRIEEVVILGRRGPAESAFTVPEFVGLLGSDIDIVIEGELPEITDGLPYQVEQKLRLLHSVCQRPVGGRRRIVFRYLSSPTEILGPDQVSGIEVVRNELVADADGNVRAVATDQIERLDAGLVLTSVGYRGVPLPGLPFDERAGVIPNLDGRVLEQPGGSVLPGTYVTGWIKRGPTGFIGTNKSCAQQTVQQLADDFNAGRLRAPSGGAAGFDRLVRSRQPELRPGGAVLRPTGPVRRLLNRI, from the coding sequence ATGCCCTACGTTGTCACGCAGTCCTGCTGTAGCGACGCGTCCTGCGTCTACGCCTGCCCGGTCAACTGCATCCACCCCACGCCCGACGAGCCCGACTTCCTGAGCGCGGAAATGCTCTACGTCGACCCGCAGGCGTGCGTGGACTGCGGTGCCTGCGCCTCGGCCTGCCCGGTGGACGCGATCACCTCGTCGAAGAAGCTCACCGAAGAGCAGAAGCCCTTCATCGAGATCAACGCGAACTTCTATCGGCAGTCGCGGCCGCGGCCCATTCTGGCCAAGCCGGTGCCCGCGCCGGAGATCCGCACCGAACGCGAACCGCTGCGGGTCGCCATCGTCGGCTCGGGTCCCTCGGCCATGTACGCCGCCGACGAGCTGCTCACCCAGCCCGACGTCTCGGTGACGATGTTCGACCGGCTGCCGGTGCCCTACGGCCTGGCCCGCCACGGCGTCGCCCCCGATCACGCCAAGACCCGGCAGGTCAGCGAGCTCTTCGACGTGATGTCGGCCCAGCCCGGCTTCGGCTCCTACCTGAATGTCGAGGTGGGCAAGCACATCTCGCACGAGGAGCTGCTGGCCTACCACCACGCGGTGATCTACGCCGTCGGCGCCTCCTCGGACCGCAAGCTCGGGATCCCGGGTGAGGGGCTGGTCGGCAATGTGTCGGCCACCGACTTCGTCGCCTGGTACAACGGCCACCCCGATCACGCCAACCGCGCCTTCGATCTGTCGAGCACGCGCGCGGTGATCGTCGGCAACGGCAATGTGGCGCTGGACGTGGCCCGCATCCTGACCATCGACCCGGAGTCGCTGGTCGGTACCGACATCTCGCAGACCGCGCTGGACGCGCTGCGCGACAGCCGGATCGAAGAGGTCGTCATCCTGGGCCGGCGCGGTCCGGCGGAGTCGGCGTTCACGGTGCCGGAGTTCGTCGGCCTGCTGGGTTCCGATATCGACATCGTCATCGAGGGCGAGCTGCCCGAGATCACCGACGGCCTGCCGTACCAGGTCGAGCAGAAGCTGCGCCTGCTGCACAGCGTGTGTCAGCGTCCGGTCGGCGGACGTCGCCGGATCGTGTTCCGCTACCTGTCCTCGCCGACCGAGATCCTCGGTCCCGACCAGGTCAGCGGCATCGAGGTGGTCCGCAACGAGCTGGTCGCCGACGCCGACGGCAACGTCCGCGCGGTGGCGACCGACCAGATCGAGCGGCTCGACGCCGGCCTGGTGCTCACCTCGGTGGGCTACCGCGGTGTGCCGCTGCCGGGTCTGCCGTTCGACGAGCGGGCGGGCGTGATCCCGAACCTCGACGGCCGGGTGCTGGAACAGCCCGGCGGGTCGGTGCTGCCGGGCACCTATGTGACCGGCTGGATCAAGCGTGGCCCGACCGGCTTCATCGGCACCAACAAGTCCTGCGCCCAGCAGACGGTGCAGCAGCTGGCCGACGATTTCAATGCGGGCAGGCTGCGCGCGCCGTCGGGTGGTGCGGCCGGATTCGATCGTCTGGTCCGCAGCAGGCAGCCCGAATTGCGGCCCGGCGGCGCGGTATTGCGTCCGACCGGCCCGGTCCGGCGTCTGCTCAACCGGATCTGA
- a CDS encoding sulfate/molybdate ABC transporter ATP-binding protein translates to MITVTNARKNYGSFAALDDVSIDIPSGELTALLGPSGSGKSTLLRSIAGLETLDSGVVVISDRDVTRVPPQKRDIGFVFQHYAAFKHMTVRDNVAFGLKIRKRPKAEIAKRVDELLGIVGLDGFQHRYPAQLSGGQRQRMALARALAVDPQVLLLDEPFGALDAKVRADLRTWLRRLHDEVHVTTVLVTHDQEEALDVADRIAVMNAGRIEQIGTPEDVYDRPANEFVMSFLGAVARLNGHLVRPHDIRVGRDPSMALAEHEGTAESAGVTRATVERVVHLGFEVRVEMRNAATGDLFAAQVTRGDAEALRLSEGETVYARATRIPELPTS, encoded by the coding sequence ATGATTACCGTGACCAACGCGCGTAAGAACTACGGCTCGTTCGCCGCGCTGGACGACGTCAGCATCGACATCCCCTCCGGTGAGCTGACCGCGCTGCTCGGCCCATCCGGCTCCGGTAAGTCGACGCTGCTGCGCTCGATCGCCGGCCTGGAGACGCTGGACTCGGGCGTGGTGGTGATCTCCGACCGCGACGTCACCCGGGTGCCGCCGCAGAAGCGCGATATCGGCTTCGTCTTCCAGCACTACGCCGCCTTCAAGCACATGACCGTGCGCGACAACGTGGCCTTCGGGCTCAAGATCCGCAAGCGGCCCAAGGCCGAGATCGCCAAGCGGGTCGACGAGCTGCTCGGCATCGTCGGCCTCGACGGTTTCCAGCACCGGTATCCGGCGCAGCTGTCGGGTGGTCAGCGTCAGCGCATGGCCCTGGCCCGCGCGCTGGCCGTCGACCCGCAGGTGCTGCTGCTGGACGAGCCGTTCGGCGCGCTCGACGCCAAGGTCCGCGCCGATCTGCGGACCTGGCTGCGCCGGCTGCACGACGAGGTGCACGTGACCACCGTGCTGGTGACCCACGATCAGGAAGAGGCCCTGGATGTGGCCGACCGGATCGCGGTGATGAACGCCGGGCGCATCGAGCAGATCGGTACACCCGAAGACGTCTACGACCGGCCCGCCAACGAGTTCGTCATGTCCTTCCTCGGCGCGGTGGCCCGGCTCAACGGTCATCTGGTGCGCCCGCACGACATTCGGGTGGGCCGCGATCCGAGCATGGCGCTGGCCGAGCACGAGGGCACCGCGGAATCGGCCGGGGTCACCCGGGCCACGGTGGAGCGGGTGGTGCATCTCGGGTTCGAGGTGCGGGTGGAGATGCGCAATGCCGCCACCGGCGATCTGTTCGCGGCGCAGGTGACCCGCGGTGACGCCGAGGCGCTGCGGCTGTCGGAGGGCGAGACCGTCTACGCCCGTGCCACTCGCATCCCGGAATTGCCCACCAGCTGA
- the cysT gene encoding sulfate ABC transporter permease subunit CysT, giving the protein MRVTGSVGPLGIATAVLWLSVIVLLPLAALTVNAFDDGWSGFWDAITAPVALASLRVTVLVSIVVALINVVMGTLIAWVLVRDDFPGKGIVNALIDLPFALPTIVASIVLLSLYGPQSPFNIHLNATQPGLVVALAFVTLPFVVRSVQPVLIELDREVEQAALSLGADNFTTFRRIVLPALAPAIISGGGLAFARAIGEFGSVVLIGGNIPRETQMASQYIQQQIEVDQPVSAAAVSVALLAIAFVTLLTLRLFVARMSRKEEES; this is encoded by the coding sequence CTGCGCGTCACCGGGTCGGTCGGCCCGCTCGGCATCGCCACCGCGGTGCTGTGGCTGAGCGTGATCGTCCTGCTGCCGCTGGCCGCCCTCACCGTCAACGCCTTCGACGACGGCTGGTCGGGTTTCTGGGACGCGATCACCGCGCCGGTCGCGTTGGCCTCGCTGCGGGTGACGGTGCTCGTCTCCATCGTCGTCGCCCTGATCAACGTCGTGATGGGCACGCTGATCGCGTGGGTCCTGGTGCGCGACGATTTCCCCGGCAAGGGCATCGTCAACGCGCTCATCGATCTGCCCTTCGCGCTGCCGACGATCGTTGCCAGCATCGTGCTGCTGTCGCTGTACGGCCCGCAGAGTCCGTTCAATATCCACCTCAACGCCACCCAGCCCGGACTGGTGGTCGCGCTGGCGTTCGTGACGCTGCCGTTCGTGGTGCGCTCGGTGCAGCCGGTGCTCATCGAGCTGGACCGGGAGGTGGAACAGGCCGCGCTGTCGCTGGGCGCGGACAACTTCACCACCTTCCGCCGGATCGTGCTGCCCGCGCTCGCCCCGGCGATCATCAGCGGCGGCGGGCTGGCCTTCGCCCGCGCCATCGGCGAGTTCGGTTCGGTCGTGCTGATCGGCGGCAATATTCCGCGCGAGACCCAGATGGCCTCCCAATACATTCAGCAGCAGATCGAGGTCGATCAGCCGGTGAGCGCCGCCGCGGTCTCGGTTGCATTGCTGGCCATCGCCTTCGTCACGCTGCTCACGCTGCGCTTGTTCGTGGCGCGGATGTCGCGCAAAGAAGAGGAGTCGTGA
- a CDS encoding sulfate ABC transporter substrate-binding protein, with the protein MPRFSRLRARGYRLAASAVALTAVVLTGCAGGPSDSIDGSVADGSGGRIDLYAYSAVKPGVEAVVDEFNKTEAGEGVQVRQSYGASGDQSRKVADGAAADLVAFSLAPDITRLVDAGLVDADWNAGATKGVPFGSVVVLVVREGNPKNIRTWDDLVKPGVEVVTPNPFSSGSAKWNLLAPYAAKSDGGKNPQAGLDYLSRLISPEHVRVQPKSGREATETFLQGTGDVLISYENEALFAERHGDPVEHVIPEDTFRIDNPVAVLNSSANQEKALAFRDFIYTTPAQRAWAESGFRPVDPGVAAEFAADFPQPRTLRTIDDLGGWDAVDRELFAPGSGTIAVIYDSATK; encoded by the coding sequence ATGCCACGCTTCAGCCGGCTCCGTGCCCGCGGATACCGCCTCGCGGCGAGCGCGGTGGCGCTCACGGCTGTGGTGCTCACCGGATGCGCCGGAGGACCCAGCGACAGCATCGACGGCAGCGTCGCGGACGGGTCCGGCGGGCGAATCGATCTCTACGCCTACTCCGCGGTCAAGCCGGGCGTGGAAGCGGTGGTGGACGAATTCAACAAGACCGAGGCCGGCGAGGGGGTCCAGGTCCGCCAGTCCTACGGCGCCTCCGGTGATCAATCGCGCAAGGTCGCCGACGGCGCGGCCGCGGACCTGGTGGCCTTCTCCCTGGCGCCCGACATCACCCGGCTGGTCGACGCCGGCCTGGTCGACGCCGACTGGAACGCCGGTGCCACCAAGGGGGTGCCCTTCGGTTCGGTCGTCGTCCTCGTCGTCCGCGAGGGCAACCCGAAGAACATCCGGACCTGGGACGATCTGGTGAAGCCCGGCGTCGAGGTGGTCACGCCGAATCCGTTCAGTTCCGGTTCGGCGAAATGGAATCTGCTCGCCCCGTACGCGGCCAAGAGCGACGGCGGTAAGAACCCGCAGGCCGGATTGGACTACCTGAGCCGGCTCATCTCGCCCGAGCATGTGCGGGTCCAGCCCAAATCGGGCCGGGAAGCCACCGAGACCTTCCTCCAGGGCACCGGCGATGTGCTGATCAGCTACGAGAACGAGGCCCTGTTCGCCGAACGGCACGGTGACCCGGTCGAACACGTCATCCCCGAGGACACCTTCCGCATCGACAACCCGGTCGCGGTGCTGAACAGCAGCGCCAACCAGGAGAAGGCGCTGGCGTTTCGCGACTTCATCTACACCACCCCGGCGCAGCGCGCCTGGGCCGAATCGGGATTCCGCCCGGTCGATCCCGGGGTCGCCGCCGAATTCGCCGCCGACTTCCCGCAGCCGCGGACATTGCGGACCATCGACGACCTCGGTGGCTGGGACGCGGTCGACCGCGAGCTGTTCGCTCCGGGCAGCGGCACGATCGCCGTCATCTACGACTCGGCCACCAAATAG
- a CDS encoding AurF N-oxygenase family protein: MSAATTTPDTDPVVAQAQEYAQKLLLLSEGSVNRHFDPFEDIDWENPDFDADTKPERWILPQSADPLGRHPWYLALSDEQKIAVGKYRQANVAKVGLQFEAILISGMMQHVFGLPNGSPEFRYCSHEMIEEHNHTLMFQEMVNRIGIDVPGMGPLVRQLRHLAVPVAVLTPNLFFMAVLAGEEPIDHIQKDILRSGEEVHPIMRGVMAIHVAEEARHISFAHEFLKQHVPEGNAANRFVLSLAMPIIMWILGRSIATPPRKFFDEFGIPDSVRKELFYGSKEAKQVFSDYFADVRSLAKELGLMNPVSKRVWKLLGIDGHSTRYRSEPLRVVGKAA, encoded by the coding sequence ATGTCCGCAGCCACCACGACACCCGACACCGACCCGGTGGTCGCGCAGGCCCAGGAGTACGCCCAGAAGCTGCTGCTGCTGTCGGAGGGCTCGGTGAACCGGCACTTCGATCCCTTCGAAGACATCGACTGGGAGAACCCGGACTTCGACGCCGACACCAAGCCCGAGCGCTGGATCCTGCCCCAGTCCGCCGATCCGCTCGGCCGCCACCCGTGGTACCTGGCGCTCTCGGACGAGCAGAAGATCGCGGTTGGCAAGTACCGCCAGGCCAACGTGGCCAAGGTCGGTCTCCAGTTCGAGGCCATCCTCATCAGCGGCATGATGCAGCATGTCTTCGGCCTGCCCAACGGCTCGCCGGAGTTCCGCTACTGCTCCCACGAGATGATCGAGGAGCACAACCACACCCTGATGTTCCAGGAGATGGTCAACCGCATCGGCATCGATGTGCCGGGCATGGGCCCGCTGGTGCGTCAGCTGCGCCACCTGGCCGTTCCGGTCGCGGTGCTGACCCCGAATCTGTTCTTCATGGCCGTGCTCGCCGGCGAGGAGCCGATCGACCACATCCAGAAGGACATCCTGCGCTCGGGCGAGGAAGTGCACCCGATCATGCGCGGTGTCATGGCGATTCACGTCGCCGAAGAGGCCCGCCACATCTCCTTCGCGCACGAGTTCCTCAAGCAACATGTGCCCGAGGGCAATGCGGCCAACCGCTTCGTGCTCTCGCTGGCCATGCCGATCATCATGTGGATCCTCGGCCGCTCCATCGCCACCCCGCCGCGCAAGTTCTTCGACGAGTTCGGCATTCCGGATTCGGTGCGTAAGGAGCTGTTCTACGGCTCCAAGGAAGCCAAGCAGGTCTTCAGCGACTACTTCGCCGATGTCCGTTCGCTGGCCAAGGAGCTGGGCCTGATGAACCCGGTCTCCAAGCGCGTGTGGAAGCTGCTCGGTATCGACGGTCACTCGACCCGCTACCGTTCCGAGCCGCTGCGCGTGGTCGGCAAGGCGGCCTGA
- a CDS encoding M48 family metallopeptidase, with product MTTSPDRLRTRLPEISTRAWEHPADRTALVALRSLGGFDLVLRTMSGLLRERQYRLMYLATAVRVGERQFRYLHQLRQDCVEILDAPTTPELFVVQSPEVNAFTIGMDKPFIVLTTGLVDLLDHEEMRFTLGHELGHAMSGHAVYRTMLMHLLRMADGLGWMPIGGWALRAIVAALMEWSRKSELSGDRAGLLCGQDVEASVRVHMKLAGGARVEEMNHGAFLAQADDYERSGDLRDGVLKLLNLELQSHPFSVLRAAELRRWIQSGDYERILGGDYPRRAHDKNAKISEEIKQAARSYRDTFDQSEDPLIRTVRTMGRDMGAAVNSVGQEVGGAVADLGKRFTEWRRGSDSVSE from the coding sequence ATGACGACCAGCCCAGACCGGCTGCGCACCCGACTGCCCGAAATCAGCACGCGCGCCTGGGAACATCCCGCCGATCGGACCGCGCTGGTGGCGTTGCGTTCGCTCGGCGGATTCGATCTGGTCCTGCGCACCATGTCGGGGCTGCTGCGCGAACGGCAGTACCGGCTCATGTATCTGGCGACCGCAGTCCGGGTGGGTGAACGGCAGTTCCGTTACCTGCACCAGCTGCGTCAGGACTGCGTCGAGATCCTCGATGCGCCCACCACGCCGGAACTGTTCGTGGTGCAGAGCCCGGAGGTGAACGCCTTCACCATCGGGATGGACAAGCCGTTCATCGTGCTGACCACCGGACTGGTCGATCTGCTCGACCACGAGGAGATGCGCTTCACCCTCGGTCACGAGCTCGGCCATGCGATGTCCGGGCACGCGGTCTATCGCACGATGCTGATGCATCTGCTGCGGATGGCCGACGGGCTGGGGTGGATGCCGATCGGCGGCTGGGCGTTGCGCGCAATCGTCGCCGCGCTGATGGAATGGAGCCGCAAATCCGAACTCTCCGGCGACCGCGCCGGGCTGCTGTGCGGGCAGGACGTGGAGGCGTCGGTGCGGGTGCATATGAAATTGGCCGGCGGCGCGCGGGTCGAGGAGATGAATCACGGGGCGTTCCTGGCCCAGGCCGATGACTACGAGCGCTCCGGTGACCTGCGCGACGGTGTGCTCAAGCTGCTGAATCTGGAGTTGCAGAGCCACCCGTTCTCGGTGCTGCGGGCCGCCGAGCTGCGGCGCTGGATCCAGAGCGGCGACTACGAACGCATCCTCGGCGGCGATTACCCGCGCCGGGCGCACGATAAGAACGCCAAGATCAGCGAGGAGATCAAACAGGCGGCGCGCAGCTACCGCGACACCTTCGACCAGTCCGAGGATCCGCTGATCCGCACGGTGCGCACGATGGGGCGCGATATGGGCGCCGCGGTCAATTCCGTCGGCCAGGAGGTGGGCGGCGCGGTGGCCGATCTCGGCAAACGATTCACCGAGTGGCGGCGCGGTTCGGACTCGGTCAGCGAGTGA
- a CDS encoding Ms4533A family Cys-rich leader peptide codes for MSSSVVPQVRHELALIAVGCLVVADIHCR; via the coding sequence GTGTCGTCGAGTGTTGTGCCGCAGGTCCGCCATGAATTGGCGTTGATCGCGGTGGGGTGCCTCGTCGTCGCGGATATTCACTGTCGGTAG